CGGCAAACCGCTGGCGCTGATCGACGTGCGCGAACCCGTCGAATGGGACATCAACCACATCGAGGGCGCTGAGCTGATCCCCAAGGGTGCGTTTGAAACGGGTGAAGCACTTTCCAAACTGCAGGTGGACCGCACCCCGGTGTTCTACTGCAAGACCGGCGTGCGCTCGGCCGAGGTGCTGGCCATCGTCAAGAAAGCCGGCTTCTCCGACGCGAAGCACGTGCAGGGCGGCATCGTCGCCTGGGGAAAGCAACTCGAACCCGACATGGTGATGTACTAACGGCCCGTTTGCCCGACCTGCGCTTACGCTGATGCGGTGAGTGTCGAGCAACCGCCCGATCATGTGCTGGCGGGGTTCGGGTTGAGCGGAGTTCAACCTGTGCCGCTCGGGTCGAGCTGGGAGGGCGGCTGGCGCTGCGGTGAGGTCGTGCTGTCGATGGTCGCCGACCACGCGCGTGCAGCATGGTCGGCCAAGGTGCGCGAGACCCTGTTCGTCGACGGTGTGCGCCTGGCCAGGCCCGTGCGCTCGACCGACGGCCGGTACGTGGTGGCGGGCTGGCGCGCCGACACCTTCGTCGCGGGGACCCCGGAGCCGCGTCACGACGAAGTGGTGTCTGCGGCCGTGCGGCTGCACGAGGCGACGGCCAAGCTCGAGCGTCCGCGTTTCCTGACTCAGCCGCCGGTGGCGCCGTGGGCCGACGTCGACGTGTTCATCGCCGCCGACCGGGCCGCATGGGAAGAGCGTCCCCTGCACTCACTGCCGCCGGGTGCGCGGGTGTCGCCCGGGTCTGCGGACGGCCAAAAGTCCGTTGAGCTGATCGGTCAGTTGGCCGCGCTGCGCAGGCCGACCAAGAGTCCCAGCCAGCTGGTCCACGGAGACCTCTACGGCACAGTGCTTTTCGCCGGTACGGCGGCCCCGGGGATCACCGACATCACGCCGTATTGGCGGCCGGCACCGTGGGCGGCCGGAGTGGTGGTCGTCGACGCGTTGTCATGGGGTGAGGCCGACGACGGGCTCATCGAACGGTGGAGCCCACTGCCGGAATGGCCACAGATGTTGTTGCGCGCGTTGATGTTCCGTCTCGCGGTCCACGCGCTGCATCCGCGGTCGACGGCCGCGGCGTTTCCAGGCCTGGCACGCACAGCCGCGTTGGTGCGCCTGGTCCTCTGACTCCAGCGCCGCCGAACGTGGGTTACCCGCACACGAAATGCGGCTTTGGCGTGCCATAACTCCACACTCGGCGCACTCAGAACTCGTGACGCACCTCGCGCAACGGGATCCGTCCGTCCTCGGCCAGCACACCTTCGGCCCTCAGCAACTCCAACTGCTGGGTGGTCAGGTGTGGTGCCGGGCGTCCCGACGCGCGGATCACGCGATGCCAGGGCAGATCCGACGAATCGGTGCGCATGATCCAGCCGACGATCCGGGGGCTGGAAAGGCCCGCGACGTCGGCGATGTCGCCGTAGGTCGATACGCGTCCAGGCGGGATGGACGCCACGAGGGCACGCACGGTCTCGACCTGTTCGTCGGTGATGGCCGCCATCTACCCGAGGGCCTTGCGGATCACCGCCGCCGTCTCGACGGGGAGCGCTTGGGCGACCATGTGATCGCAGTCGAAGTCCATGAGCGTGAGGTCGCGTTCGGGTGCGAGTCCGGTGATCAGATCATCGGTGACATACGGCGGGCTGGTCCTGCTCGCCCGGACCAGCGTGGTGGGAATAGTACTGAGCGGGAACGCGATTGGCCGGGCCAGCTCGCTCCAGTACGACATCATCGCCGGGATGCTGATGCGCCAGCCGACGCGCCCGTTGGCCTGCTCGACGAGGTGCTCGTCGAGTTCGCGATCCAGTTCCTCGGCGTCCACGTCACCCCACGAACCGTAGGCCTTCTCGTCGCGCGCCTCGGCACGATCGGTGTAGTCGGGTGAAGCCAGCATGTCGTCGGCGATGTCGCGCATCCAGCCGCCGTCCAGGCCCACCGCGGGGTCGAGCAGCACCAGCGCGGACACCAGATCCGGACGGGACGCAGCCAGGGCCAGTGCCACGGCGCCGCCGAACGAATGCCCGACGACCACGGTTGGAGCGTCGAGCAGCGCGGCCAGTGCCGCGACGTTGGCGTCGATGGTCCAGGGTGCGGCCCATGACGAGCGGCCGTGGCCCAGCAGGTCCGGTGCGGTGACCGCGAATTGGGCCAGGTGCCGCGTGGCCAGGGTCTGCCACCGTTGCCCGTGGCCGGTCAAGCCGTGAACGGCGAGGACCTGTGCCGGACCCGACGGGCCGTAGCGGTGCAGGTGCAGTGGTTCACTCACAGCAGTGATGCTGCCAGCCAGTCGGTGCGGATGACTTGTCGGACCCCCGTGGTGTCATTTCGGCATGTCCGCACCGCACACCGATCTGACGCCGACCGCGCTCACCGAACCCGGAATGCGCGGCGTGGTAAAGGTGCTCGGGGGAGCCGGCACCGGCAAGAGCACTCTGCTCGTCGATGTCGCTGCGGCCCACATCGCGGCCGGCACGGAACCGGAATCGGTCCTGCTGCTGACGGGTTCGGCGCGCCTCGGCGTGCAGGCGCGCGCCGCGATCACGTCGGCACTGCTCGAGGCGGGCACTCGCGCAGTCGTCCGCGAACCATTGGTCCGCACGTTGCACTCCTATGCATTCGCGGTGTTGCGTCTCGCCGCGCAGCGCAAGGGTGATCCGCCGCCGCGGTTGATCACCAGTGCCGAACAGGACGGCATCATCCGCGAACTCCTCGCCGGCGATCTCGAAGACGGCGATCGGTCGGTCGTGGCGTGGCCCCCGCAGCTGCGGCCCGCGCTGAGCACCGTCGGATTCGCCAACGAACTCCGTGACCTGATGGCACGCTGCACCGAACGCGGTGTGGATCCCGTCGAGCTGCAGCGCATCGGGCGGCGGGCCGGCCGACCCGAATGGCTGGCGGCCGGACAGTTCGCCCAGGCCTATGAACAGATCATGCTGCTGCGTTCGGCGGTCGGAATGGCCGCGCCGCAGGCCACCGTGCCCGCGCTGGGCGCCGCCGAACTGGTGGGTGCGGCGTTGGAAGCGCTGGCGACCGACGACGATCTGCTGGCCGCCGAGCGTGCGCGCATCAAACTGCTCCTGGTCGACGACGCCCAACATCTGGATCCACAGGCAGCCCGGCTCGTCCGGGTGCTGTCGGTCGGAGCCGATCTCACCATCCTCGCCGGTGACCCGAATCAGTCGGTATTCGGTTACCGGGGAGCCGATCCCGCGCTGCTACGCGGTGACGAGCCGACGCTCACCCTGACCGAGTCTCGCCGCTGCGCGCCCGCCGTAGCGCGAGCGATCACCGCAGTTGCCCAGCGGCTGCCGGGTGCTGACGATGCGCGCCGTGTCGACGGCGTCGACGGAGACCGCGGCTCGGTGACCGTGCGCATCGCGGCGTCGCCGCACGCCGAATCCGCGGTGATCGCCGATGCGCTGCGGCGCGCTCACCTGATCGACGGGGTGCCGTGGTCCCAGATGGCGGTGATCGTGCGATCGGTGCCGCGGCTGGGGTCGGCGCTCGCGCGTGCTTTGGCGACCGCGGGCGTGCCCGTGGACGTGCCGACCCCCACCGGGCCGCTCGCCGACCAGCCGTCGGTGCAGGCCCTGCTGACAGTGTTGGAGGCGACCGAACGCGAGCTTGACGGGGCGCAGGCGCTGTCATTGCTGACCGGGCCCATCGGCCGGGTCGACCCCGTGTCGCTGCGGCAGCTGCGACGGGCGCTCCGTCGTTTGGACGGCTCCCAGCCGCCGCGCGAACTCGGCGACCTGCTGGTCGACGTCCTGCAGGCCGACGCCGACACCGAGGGACTGTCGGCGGAACTCGCCCGGCCCCTGCGCCGGGTCCGCGCAGTGCTGGCCGCCGCGCGCCGCTCCGCGTCCGAGGGTGGCGATCCGCGCTACACACTCTGGCAGGCGTGGCACCGGTCCGGTCTGCAGCGGCGGTGGCTGACGGCCAGTGAACGCGGCGGCGCGGCGGGCGCCCAGGCCGACCGCGACCTCGATGCCGTCACCGCGTTCTTCGACATCGCCGAGCAGTACGTGAATCGCACCGCGGGCGCATCGTTGCGCGGACTCCTCGATCATGTCAGCGCTCTCGGCCTGCCGTCCGCATCCCGCGAGGACCGCGCCGCGGCCGAGGCGGTTCCGGTGTTGAGCGCGCATGCGGCGCTCGGTGGGGAGTGGGAGTTCGTCGTCATCGCGGGACTGCAGGAAGGGCTGTGGCCCAACATGATCCCCCGCGGGGGCGTGCTGGGAACGCAGCAGCTGGTCGACGTACTCGACGGGGTGGTGACGCCGAACGACAGGGCGGTCTCGACGCGCGCGCCGCTGCTCGCCGAGGAGCGCAGGCTGCTTATCGCGGCGATGGGCCGCACCCGCAACCGGCTGCTGGTGACCGCCGTCGACAGCGATTGCGGCGACGAGTCGATGCTGCCGTCGCCGTTCTGCTACGAATTGACCTCGCTGGCCACCGATCCCGATCCCGAGCCCCCGGTTCCGGTGCACGCACCGAAGGTGCTGGCGCCGACAGCCGTGGTCGGGCGTCTGCGTGCGGTGGTCTGCGCCCCGTCCGACGATGTCGACGAGGGCGTACGCGCCTGCGCGGCAGCACAACTGGCCCGCTTGGCGCAGGGTGGCGTACCCGGTGCCGACCCTGGACAGTGGTACGCCACCACGCGGCTCTCCACCGACGAACCGCTGTGGTGCGGCGACGACCACACCGTGACGTTGTCGCCGTCGACGCTGCAGATGCTGACGGACTGCCCGCTGCGCTGGCTGCTCGAACGCCACGGCGGCAACGACGCACGCGATGTGCGGTCGGCGATCGGCTCGCTGCTGCACGCATTGGTCGCCGATCCTGGAAAGACCGAGAATCAAATGCTCAACGAACTCGAAAAGGTATGGGAAAAACTGCCGTTTGACGCGCAGTGGCATTCGGAGAACGAGTTGGAGCGCCACCGGTTGATGCTGTCGACGTTCTCACATTGGCGGGTGCAGAGCCGCGATCAGCTGACCGAGGCCGGCACCGAGGTCGACGTCGCGGGCGAGATCGTCGAACCGACGGGTGAGGGCCCCGGAGTGCGGATCCGCGGTCGGCTGGACCGGCTGGAACGCGACAGCGAGGAACGGCTGGTGGTCGTCGACGTCAAGACCGGCAAGAGTCCGGTCACCAAGGACGAGGCTCAGCGGCACGCCCAGCTCGCGATGTATCAGTTGGCCATCGCCGAAGGGCTGCTGCCGCAAGGGGAGGAGCCCGGCGGCGGCAAGCTGGTGTATCTCGGCAAGACCAGTGGTGGCAATGCGGCCGAGCGTCAGCAGGACGCGCTGACGCCGGAATCCCACGCGGCGTGGCGGGCGAAGGTGCAGGCCGCAGCGGCAGCCACGCAGGGCCCGCAATACGTCGCGCGGATCAACGATGGTTGTGCGCACTGCCCGGTGCAGAAGATGTGCCCGGCGCAGACGCCGGCCGGAGGTCAGCGGTGAACCCGCGCTACAGCCCTGACGAACTCGCTTCGGCGCTCGGGCTTTTCGCCCCCACCGACGAGCAGGCCGCCGTGATCGCCGCGCCGCCGGGGCCGTTGGTCGTCATCGCCGGCGCCGGGGCCGGCAAGACGGAGACGATGGCCGCGCGGGTGGTCTGGCTGGTCGCCAATGGCTACGCCAGTCCGGGCGAGGTGCTCGGCCTGACGTTCACCCGCAAGGCGGCGGGGCAGCTGCTGCGTCGTGTCCGGACCAGGCTGGCCAGGCTCGCGGGCGCGGGCCTCGTTCCCACCGGCCCCGGGCTGTCCGACATCACCGACGATCCGGCCACCGTCAGCACCTATCACGCGTTCGCCGGAAACCTGTTGTGCGAGCACGGCCTGCTGCTCCCAGTCGAACCGGATACCCGCCTGCTGAGCGAAACCGAAATGTGGCAGTTGGCTTTTCGGGTCGTGTGCGAGCACCCGCAACGCCTCGACACCGACAAGACGCCGGCCGCGCTGACGGCGATGGTGCTCCGCCTCGCGGGCCAACTGGCAGAACACCTCGTCGACACCGAGCAGTTGCGCGACACCCACGTCGAGCTCGAGCGGCTGGTGCACACCCTGCCCACGGGCCCGTACCAGCGGGACCGCGGGCCCAGCCAGTGGCTGCTGCGGCTGCTGGCCACCCAGACGGAACGCACACAACTCGTCCCGTTGATCGATGCGCTACACCGGCGGATGCGCGAGCAGAAAGTCATGGACTTCGGCATGCAGATGGCATCGGCGGCGCGGTTGGCGTCGACTTTCCCGCAGGTCGGCGAGCAGCTGAGAAGCCGGTATCGGGTTGTGCTGCTTGACGAATATCAGGACACCGGCCACGCCCAGCGAGTCGCGCTGTCGGCGTTGTTCGGCGGCGGAGTCGACGACGAGCTGGCCCTGACCGCTGTCGGTGATCCGATCCAGTCGATCTACGGCTGGCGCGGTGCGTCCGCCACCAACCTGCCGCGGTTCACCACCGATTTCCCGTATTCCGACGGTAGCCCCGCGCCCACCCTGGAACTTCGCACCAGCTGGCGTAACCCGCCGGATACCCTGCATTTGGCGAACGCGGTGTCCGCTGAGGCGCGGCGCCGTTCCGTGGCCGTACGCGAGCTGCGGCCCAAGCCCAATGCGGCCCCGGGCACCGTCCGGTGCGCACTGCTGTCCGACGTGGTCTCCGAACGCGACTGGGTGGCAGACCATTTGGCGCGGATCTACCACGAGGCACGCGGTGGCGGTGTCGCCGCGCCAACGGCTGCGGTGTTGGTGCGGCGTAACGCCGATGCCGCACCGATCGCCGATGCGCTCACCGCGCGCGGCGTACCGGTCGAGGTCGTCGGACTGGCCGGGTTGCTCGGGGTGCCCGAGGTCGCCGACGTGGTGGCGATGTTGCGGATGGTCGCCGACCCCATCGCCGGTGCGGCCGCCATGCGCGTGCTCACCGGGCCGCGCTGGCGGCTGGGTGCGCGTGACGTCACGGCGCTGTGGCGGCGTGCCGTCGAGCTCGACGACATCGGCAAGCCCGAGGACGGTGCGGCGGCGGATCGGGTCGTCGCGCAAGCCGCACCCGATGCTGACACCGCCTGCCTGACGGATGCCGTCGGCGATCCGGGTCCCGCCGCCGCGTACTCACCGGCGGGGTATGCACGCATCGTGGAATTGGGCCGCGAACTGACCACGCTGCGTGGGCATCTGACGCATCCGCTGCCCGAACTGGTCGCCGAGGTGCGGCGGGTGCTCGGGGTGGATACCGAGGTTCGTGCGTCGCGGCGGGTTTCGGCCGGGTGGGCGGGCACCGAACATCTCGATGCATTCGCCGACGTGGTGGCCGACTTCGCGAGCCGTCCGGGCGCGACGGTCGCCGGCCTGCTGGCCTACCTCGATGCGGCCGAGCAGGTGGAGAACGGTCTGGCACCTGCGGAAGTGTCAGTCGCCGACGACCGGGTGCAGATCCTCACCGTGCATGCCGCCAAGGGGTTGGAATGGCAGGTGGTGGCGGTCCCGCATCTCAGCGGCCGGGTGTTCCCGTCGACCGCCTCTGCGCGGACATGGCTCACCGACGCGGGCGATCTGCCACCGCTGCTGCGCGGCGATCGGGCAACGCTGTCGGAGCACGGTGTCCCGGTCCTGGACACCTCCGACGTCAACGATCGAAAGAAGCTGTCGGACAAGATAGCTGACCACAAGGACAGCCTGGCGCAGCGTCGCATCGACGAGGAGCGACGGCTGCTGTACGTGGCAATCACCCGCGCGGAGGACACGCTGCTGCTGTCCGGCCACCATTGGGGAGCGACGGAGTCCAAGCCGCGCGGTCCGTCGGCGTTCCTCGACGAGCTCAAGGAGATCATCGAGCAGGCGGATGCGGCCGGCGAACCCTGCGGCGTCGTCGAGCAGTGGGCCCCCGCACCGGCCGACGGCGAACCCAACCCGTTGCGAGACAACGTCGTTGAGGCCGTCTGGCCCGCCGACCCCGCGGGCACACGCCGCGATGACGTGGGTAAGGGCGCCGAGCTCGTCGCCAAAGCCATGTCGGTCGACAACGGTGACGCGCCCGCGGAGAGCGACGAGGGCTGGGCATCCGATGTCGACGCCCTGCTGGCCGAACGCAACAGGGCCGTCGAACGTCCGGTGCCGCCGCTGCCCGCACAGCTGTCGGTCAGCGCGATGGTCGAACTAGGTCGCAACCCCGACCTGGCGGCACAGCGGCTGCGACGCCGGCTGCCCAGCCGACCGGATCCACATGCTTTACTGGGCACCGCGTTTCATGATTGGGTACAGCGCTTCTATCATGCCGATCGGCTCTTCGATCTCGACGATCTGCCCGGCGCAATGGATCACGCCACCACGGTCGCCGACGAACTCGCCGAACTGCAGGCGGCGTTCGCGGTGTCGCCGTGGGCCGGCCGGACCCCGATCGATGTTGAGGTGCCGTTCGACATGGTGCTCGGCGGGCGTGTGGTGCGCGGACGGATCGACGCGGTCTTCGCCGACGACGACGGCGGCGCGACCGTCGTCGACTGGAAGACAGGTGACCCGCCGGACTCGCCGGAAGCCAAGCAGCACGCGGCCGTTCAGCTCGCCGTCTACCGGCTGGCGTGGGCCGCGCTGCAAGGGTGCCCGGCCGAATCGGTGCGCGCGTCGTTCCACTACGTGCGCAGCGGGCTGACCGTCACCCCCGACGATCTGCCCGGCACCGCCGGGCTGCTGGCGCTACTGGGATGGGCTACTGCGGCTTAGTCGAGCGATAAATCTTGAGCGCCTCGGTGATCATCGGGATCTGCAAAGGCAGGCGGGCGATCGCGCCCAGCCTCATGGGGAGCGTCTTGGCGGGGTCTTTGAACCACAGTCGGACCATGTTCACGTTGCCGGGGAACACACCGATGAACAAGGCGATGGCCGCCAGCGCGCCGAGGCGACGGGTCTTCGGTGCCAGCAGCAGGCCGCCCACCGCCAATTCACCGACGCCGGAGGCATAGGTATAGAAGCGTGCGCTGCCCGGCAGTTCCTCCGGGATGATCGAGTCGAACGGCTTGGGAGCCACGAAATGCAGGACGCCCATTCCGAGCAAGCTGGCGCCCATCAGGTGTGCTCGTTTCGGATTGGCGATCTGCTGCAGTTCGGGCAAGGGGGTGGTCATGGTTACATAATGGCGTGCGCCGACTTCCAGCGATAACGGGTTGTGATGGCTAAGGGACGATTGCGCCGTCGGCTCAGCAGAATAAATCAGTCGCTCGACGATCGGCCGGTCCACTCGCTGGTCGACCGCGTCCAGATTCCCGAAGACGTGCCAAGTCCGTGGGTGCGCATCACTAAGCGGATCGTGATCGCGATGGGCGTGCTGTGCGCTGTCGTGCTCATCGTCTATATCGACCGCGACGGCTATAAAGACACGCAGACCGACGGCCTTTCGCTACTGGATTGCTTCTATTACGCGACGGTGTCGCTGTCCACTACCGGGTACGGCGACATC
The sequence above is drawn from the Mycobacterium gallinarum genome and encodes:
- a CDS encoding TIGR02569 family protein, whose product is MSVEQPPDHVLAGFGLSGVQPVPLGSSWEGGWRCGEVVLSMVADHARAAWSAKVRETLFVDGVRLARPVRSTDGRYVVAGWRADTFVAGTPEPRHDEVVSAAVRLHEATAKLERPRFLTQPPVAPWADVDVFIAADRAAWEERPLHSLPPGARVSPGSADGQKSVELIGQLAALRRPTKSPSQLVHGDLYGTVLFAGTAAPGITDITPYWRPAPWAAGVVVVDALSWGEADDGLIERWSPLPEWPQMLLRALMFRLAVHALHPRSTAAAFPGLARTAALVRLVL
- a CDS encoding MGMT family protein, which translates into the protein MAAITDEQVETVRALVASIPPGRVSTYGDIADVAGLSSPRIVGWIMRTDSSDLPWHRVIRASGRPAPHLTTQQLELLRAEGVLAEDGRIPLREVRHEF
- a CDS encoding alpha/beta fold hydrolase; the encoded protein is MSEPLHLHRYGPSGPAQVLAVHGLTGHGQRWQTLATRHLAQFAVTAPDLLGHGRSSWAAPWTIDANVAALAALLDAPTVVVGHSFGGAVALALAASRPDLVSALVLLDPAVGLDGGWMRDIADDMLASPDYTDRAEARDEKAYGSWGDVDAEELDRELDEHLVEQANGRVGWRISIPAMMSYWSELARPIAFPLSTIPTTLVRASRTSPPYVTDDLITGLAPERDLTLMDFDCDHMVAQALPVETAAVIRKALG
- a CDS encoding ATP-dependent helicase, whose product is MSAPHTDLTPTALTEPGMRGVVKVLGGAGTGKSTLLVDVAAAHIAAGTEPESVLLLTGSARLGVQARAAITSALLEAGTRAVVREPLVRTLHSYAFAVLRLAAQRKGDPPPRLITSAEQDGIIRELLAGDLEDGDRSVVAWPPQLRPALSTVGFANELRDLMARCTERGVDPVELQRIGRRAGRPEWLAAGQFAQAYEQIMLLRSAVGMAAPQATVPALGAAELVGAALEALATDDDLLAAERARIKLLLVDDAQHLDPQAARLVRVLSVGADLTILAGDPNQSVFGYRGADPALLRGDEPTLTLTESRRCAPAVARAITAVAQRLPGADDARRVDGVDGDRGSVTVRIAASPHAESAVIADALRRAHLIDGVPWSQMAVIVRSVPRLGSALARALATAGVPVDVPTPTGPLADQPSVQALLTVLEATERELDGAQALSLLTGPIGRVDPVSLRQLRRALRRLDGSQPPRELGDLLVDVLQADADTEGLSAELARPLRRVRAVLAAARRSASEGGDPRYTLWQAWHRSGLQRRWLTASERGGAAGAQADRDLDAVTAFFDIAEQYVNRTAGASLRGLLDHVSALGLPSASREDRAAAEAVPVLSAHAALGGEWEFVVIAGLQEGLWPNMIPRGGVLGTQQLVDVLDGVVTPNDRAVSTRAPLLAEERRLLIAAMGRTRNRLLVTAVDSDCGDESMLPSPFCYELTSLATDPDPEPPVPVHAPKVLAPTAVVGRLRAVVCAPSDDVDEGVRACAAAQLARLAQGGVPGADPGQWYATTRLSTDEPLWCGDDHTVTLSPSTLQMLTDCPLRWLLERHGGNDARDVRSAIGSLLHALVADPGKTENQMLNELEKVWEKLPFDAQWHSENELERHRLMLSTFSHWRVQSRDQLTEAGTEVDVAGEIVEPTGEGPGVRIRGRLDRLERDSEERLVVVDVKTGKSPVTKDEAQRHAQLAMYQLAIAEGLLPQGEEPGGGKLVYLGKTSGGNAAERQQDALTPESHAAWRAKVQAAAAATQGPQYVARINDGCAHCPVQKMCPAQTPAGGQR
- a CDS encoding ATP-dependent helicase; translation: MNPRYSPDELASALGLFAPTDEQAAVIAAPPGPLVVIAGAGAGKTETMAARVVWLVANGYASPGEVLGLTFTRKAAGQLLRRVRTRLARLAGAGLVPTGPGLSDITDDPATVSTYHAFAGNLLCEHGLLLPVEPDTRLLSETEMWQLAFRVVCEHPQRLDTDKTPAALTAMVLRLAGQLAEHLVDTEQLRDTHVELERLVHTLPTGPYQRDRGPSQWLLRLLATQTERTQLVPLIDALHRRMREQKVMDFGMQMASAARLASTFPQVGEQLRSRYRVVLLDEYQDTGHAQRVALSALFGGGVDDELALTAVGDPIQSIYGWRGASATNLPRFTTDFPYSDGSPAPTLELRTSWRNPPDTLHLANAVSAEARRRSVAVRELRPKPNAAPGTVRCALLSDVVSERDWVADHLARIYHEARGGGVAAPTAAVLVRRNADAAPIADALTARGVPVEVVGLAGLLGVPEVADVVAMLRMVADPIAGAAAMRVLTGPRWRLGARDVTALWRRAVELDDIGKPEDGAAADRVVAQAAPDADTACLTDAVGDPGPAAAYSPAGYARIVELGRELTTLRGHLTHPLPELVAEVRRVLGVDTEVRASRRVSAGWAGTEHLDAFADVVADFASRPGATVAGLLAYLDAAEQVENGLAPAEVSVADDRVQILTVHAAKGLEWQVVAVPHLSGRVFPSTASARTWLTDAGDLPPLLRGDRATLSEHGVPVLDTSDVNDRKKLSDKIADHKDSLAQRRIDEERRLLYVAITRAEDTLLLSGHHWGATESKPRGPSAFLDELKEIIEQADAAGEPCGVVEQWAPAPADGEPNPLRDNVVEAVWPADPAGTRRDDVGKGAELVAKAMSVDNGDAPAESDEGWASDVDALLAERNRAVERPVPPLPAQLSVSAMVELGRNPDLAAQRLRRRLPSRPDPHALLGTAFHDWVQRFYHADRLFDLDDLPGAMDHATTVADELAELQAAFAVSPWAGRTPIDVEVPFDMVLGGRVVRGRIDAVFADDDGGATVVDWKTGDPPDSPEAKQHAAVQLAVYRLAWAALQGCPAESVRASFHYVRSGLTVTPDDLPGTAGLLALLGWATAA
- a CDS encoding DoxX family protein, whose protein sequence is MTTPLPELQQIANPKRAHLMGASLLGMGVLHFVAPKPFDSIIPEELPGSARFYTYASGVGELAVGGLLLAPKTRRLGALAAIALFIGVFPGNVNMVRLWFKDPAKTLPMRLGAIARLPLQIPMITEALKIYRSTKPQ